The Cervus canadensis isolate Bull #8, Minnesota chromosome 29, ASM1932006v1, whole genome shotgun sequence genome includes a window with the following:
- the PHLDA2 gene encoding pleckstrin homology-like domain family A member 2, which yields MRSSGEVLREGELEKRSDSLFQVWKKKRGVLTTDRLRLFPTGPGARPKELRFHSILKVDCVERTGKYVYFTIVTTDRKEIDFRCAGESYWNASITLALIDFQNRRALQDFRSRRERAAAAAAAAAAAAAADAAAEQEPEPEPAGQS from the coding sequence ATGAGGAGCTCCGGAGAGGTGCTGAGAGAAGGCGAGCTGGAGAAGCGAAGCGACAGCCTGTTCCAGGTGTGGAAGAAGAAGCGCGGCGTGCTCACCACCGACCGCCTGAGGCTGTTCCCCACCGGCCCGGGCGCGCGCCCCAAGGAGCTCCGTTTCCACTCCATCCTCAAGGTGGACTGCGTGGAGCGCACCGGCAAGTACGTCTACTTCACCATCGTCACCACCGACCGCAAGGAGATCGACTTCCGCTGCGCGGGCGAGAGCTACTGGAACGCGTCCATCACGCTGGCGCTCATCGACTTTCAGAACCGCCGCGCCCTGCAGGACTTCCGCAGCCGCCGCGAGCGCgctgcggccgccgccgccgctgctgctgcgGCCGCCGCCGCAGACGCCGCCGCGGAGCAGGAGCCCGAGCCCGAGCCGGCCGGCCAGTCCTAA